The Aeromicrobium yanjiei DNA segment TGACGATGAACCGGGTCTCGCCGAAGGCCGAGACCGTCTTGTTCCACTGCATCGCGTCGGTCGGGCGGTGCGGGGAGTCCACCAGGATGAGCTGGTCGTCGCCCACGATGATCGAGTTGTTGCTGCCCAGGTGGGCGGTCTCGACGTGGACGCGGGACGTGATCTGCTGCAGGGTCATGCGGGGTCCTCCTGGTTGGGCATCGACGGTCCACCGAGGAAACCGACGAGGTTCTCGATGCGCAGCGGGGCGAACACCTCGACGAAGACGGCCTCGCCCTCGATGCTGTGGCCGCCGTGGACCGCGCCACGCGGCACGATCGCGACGTCGCCCGCGCTGAGCGTCAGGTCGGTGCCGTCGATCGTGAACGCGATCTGGCCGCTCAGCATCACGATGGCCTGCTCGGCGTCCTCGTGGGTGTGCGGCGGCAGCTCGGTGGGGTGGACCCAGCGGATGTGGTTGACACCCATCTCGCGGCCGGCTGCGGCGCGCCGGAAGTTGTTGGGCAGGCCCTCGACCTCGGGCAGCTGATCCCACGCGGTGACGTACATGCGTCCTGCTTCCGCTCGACGAACTATGACGCGTGTCACGCTATAGTCGTTAACTGCAAACTGTCAACAGTTTTCAGTAAACGTCATGTTAAGACATGAATCACCCCCTGGAATGCCGACGACCCCGCCGACGGATCCGCTGGGCGGTCCCGTCGACGGGGTGCGGCGACACCTCCTGCGGGGGGACAGGGGGTGCCGGGTCTCAGTCGCTCGTCGCGGCGCTCGGCACTCCCTGCAGGTGGTAGACGTGCGACGTCGCGGAGTCGTGCCGCAGGCCCACCACGGACTGGTAGTCCGGCGAGTCGTAGAACTCGGTCACCCGGTCGAGGCTCTCGAACTCGACGAGCACGAGCCGCTCGAACTCCCGGCCGCCCTCACGGACGATCAGCTCGCCCTGGGCCGGGAAGGCGTGCGCCAGCAGCCGGGCGCCGTACTTCTCCAGGACGGGCCCGCTGCGCTCGACGTACTGCTCGTAGGTCTCGTGGTCGTGGACCGTGACCTCCGCGACGATGTAGCCGCGCCCCTGGCCGGCCGTCATGCGTCGATCTCCTGCAGCGTGCCGAGGAGGTCCGAGGTGGTCGAGACGTCCGCGTACTTCTGGCCCATGTCGAACAGGTTGACCTCGTGCACCAGCGGGCTGCGGTCGTAGACCGCGTCCGACGGCACGGCCACCTTGTAGTTGTACGAGAACGCGTCGACTGCGCTGCCGCGCACGCATCCGGACGTCGAGCAGCCCGTCACGACGAGCGAGTCGACACCTGCCTGCACGAGATAGCTCAGCAACGGGGTGCCGAAGAATGCGCTGGGGTGCCGCTTGGGCAGCAGGATCTCGCCCTCGAGCGGGGCGATGTCGGGGTGGAACTCGTAGCCCTTGTCGGGGATGTCCATGATGCCCGGCACCTTGGCGCCGAGGGCGCCGGCGTCGAAGGCCTTCTTGGGCGCGACGTAGGGATACAGCACGGGCCAGCCCTTGGCACGAAAGAGCGTGAGCAGCTGCGAGATGTTCGCGACCGCGTCCCACGCGACCTCGCCGCAGCTCGTCGTGAACTCCTCGATCGCCTCGTCGAAGGGGACCGGCTGGGTGCCGGTCGTGCGGTACTGCACGTCGATGATGAGCAGCGCGGGACGCTGCCCCATCCCGACCGGCCGGCCGAAGCCCGCGGCGTCGTAGCGCTCCTTGGTCAGGTCGTCGATGATCTCGCTCATGAGGGCTCTCCTTCGTGTTCTGCGGCGGCCAGTGCCGCCGCGCCGCTGCGCTCACGGCGCAGGAAGCGTCCAGTGGTCTCCTGGGCGAGCTGCCCGTCACGCAGGGCGAACTGCCCGCGCACGAGCGTGTGCACGACGCTCAGGGGCACCTCGGTGCCCTCCCACGGCGTGTACTCGGCGCCGGAGTGCTGGGTGGCGGCGTTGATGACGTAGCTGCTGTCGAGGTCCACGACCGCGATGTCGGCGTCCGAGCCGACGCGGATCGTGCCCTTCTGCGGATACATCCCGAACAGCTTGGCCGAGCGGGTCGACGTCGCGTCGACGAGGCGCTCGAGCGGCACGCCGCGGCGCAGGCCCTCGCTCAGCGTCAGGGGCAGGACGCCGCCGGTGCCGGGGAAGCCGGCCGAGGCCGTCCAGATGTCCTTCTCCTTGTTGACGCGGTGCCGGGCGTTGTGGTCCGAGCCGACCGTGTCGACCGAGCCGTCGGCCATGCCGATCCACAGCGACTCGAGATCGGCGCGCTCACGGATGGGCGGGTTGACCTTGCCGTACGTGCCGCAGTCGGCGCCGGTCGTCAGCGTCAGGTACTGGGTGCACGTCTCGACGAACAGGTTCTCGTACGAGCGACGCTGACGCTGCATGGCCTCCAGCGCGAGCTGGCTGCTGGTGTGCACCGCGTAGACGGACGCACCGGTGATCTGTGCCATGTACGCGACCCGCTGCACGGCCTCGGCCTCGACGAACGACGGACGCGACTGGTTCCAGGCGCTGAGCGGCCCGCGGGACTCGTCGATGGGCCGGTTCTTCAGCTTCCACACCAGCTCGATGTTCTCGGGGTGGGGATTGATCATGGCGCCGTTGTCGGCGGCCGTGCCCAGCACGTCGTACATGTAGCCGTCGTCATTGCCCGGCAGGCCGAGGTACTTGCCCTCGTCGCCCTTGAAGTTCATGAAGAACTTGAAGCTGGAGATGCCGAACTCGCGGATGTAGGCCGGGATGTCGTGCACGTGGGCGTCCGAGCCCACGACGATGTGGAAACCGAAGTCGACGTAGGAGTCCTGCTCCATGACGGCCTGGGCGCCGGGCACGACGGTGTCGTAGGGCTCGCCGCTCATCAGGTAGACGAGCATCGAGGTGATGCCGCCGGCTGCGGCCGAGGCCGTCTCCAGCCGGGCGTCGTCGGGGTCCTTCGGCACACGGATGTCCTTGCCGAGGTGCACGTGCGGGTCGATCGCACCGGGCAGCACGAGCTTGCCGTCCAGCTGCACGACCTCGCGCGCCTCGGCGTCGGAGTCGCGCGAGACGATGCCCGAGACGAGACCGTCCTTGATGAGCAGGTCGACGTCCGCGAGGCCGGAGCCGTGGAGGAAGACGCGTCC contains these protein-coding regions:
- a CDS encoding isochorismatase family protein → MSEIIDDLTKERYDAAGFGRPVGMGQRPALLIIDVQYRTTGTQPVPFDEAIEEFTTSCGEVAWDAVANISQLLTLFRAKGWPVLYPYVAPKKAFDAGALGAKVPGIMDIPDKGYEFHPDIAPLEGEILLPKRHPSAFFGTPLLSYLVQAGVDSLVVTGCSTSGCVRGSAVDAFSYNYKVAVPSDAVYDRSPLVHEVNLFDMGQKYADVSTTSDLLGTLQEIDA
- a CDS encoding dihydroorotase, with translation MTTVHDTRLSGGRVFLHGSGLADVDLLIKDGLVSGIVSRDSDAEAREVVQLDGKLVLPGAIDPHVHLGKDIRVPKDPDDARLETASAAAGGITSMLVYLMSGEPYDTVVPGAQAVMEQDSYVDFGFHIVVGSDAHVHDIPAYIREFGISSFKFFMNFKGDEGKYLGLPGNDDGYMYDVLGTAADNGAMINPHPENIELVWKLKNRPIDESRGPLSAWNQSRPSFVEAEAVQRVAYMAQITGASVYAVHTSSQLALEAMQRQRRSYENLFVETCTQYLTLTTGADCGTYGKVNPPIRERADLESLWIGMADGSVDTVGSDHNARHRVNKEKDIWTASAGFPGTGGVLPLTLSEGLRRGVPLERLVDATSTRSAKLFGMYPQKGTIRVGSDADIAVVDLDSSYVINAATQHSGAEYTPWEGTEVPLSVVHTLVRGQFALRDGQLAQETTGRFLRRERSGAAALAAAEHEGEPS
- a CDS encoding DUF1330 domain-containing protein, which translates into the protein MTAGQGRGYIVAEVTVHDHETYEQYVERSGPVLEKYGARLLAHAFPAQGELIVREGGREFERLVLVEFESLDRVTEFYDSPDYQSVVGLRHDSATSHVYHLQGVPSAATSD
- a CDS encoding cupin domain-containing protein, whose amino-acid sequence is MYVTAWDQLPEVEGLPNNFRRAAAGREMGVNHIRWVHPTELPPHTHEDAEQAIVMLSGQIAFTIDGTDLTLSAGDVAIVPRGAVHGGHSIEGEAVFVEVFAPLRIENLVGFLGGPSMPNQEDPA